ATTTTGAAGATCCGTTGCCAACGAATTTATCAATGTAGTCTGTCTGTTCAAGTCATTGTTTACAGCCTTCAAGGAGCTAATCTCAGCATTAGACACTGTCCCTGGTGAGAATGTATTCAGTGCCGATAACAAAGAAAGTGTATGTTCAATCACATTGGTGCTCAATCCCAGTTGAGCTGAAACGAATTGAATTTGCTCACGCACAGCTTGCAACTCTTTATCCTTCCCCTGCAGCTGTTCAGCAAGCTGAACTACTGATTTCTCCGTGTTTTGCAGCAGGTAAATATTTTGTTTGAGAACTGCGGGTACCGCTTCAAATGCAGCATTACTCTTCTCTAAGAACTGCTGAAGCTCCAGAACAAAGTCATTTCCAGCAGCTGCAATTTTGTCGGCCTTAGGCAGTGCTGTTAGGGCAGTGTTAACAACCTTATTTGCTTCCGCAAGACCTTCCGACGCCTTGCCCATAATTTGTTCAACTTCTCCAAAATGATTATCAAGCTCAACGATTAGCTGTGCAGCTTGTTCAATTTTGGGCAGCTTATCCTGCAGCTCTCCTAAATGATCTGCAGCATTGGCAATTTGAGGCCAATGCTCAGCTATTTTTTCTAAAGCCAAACCCGCCTTCTCAACCTCAGGTAGCTTGTTCTCCAGCTTAGAAATACGCTCTGCCGATGCATGAATTTGCGGCCATTTCTCCTCTATTTGCAATACACGCCGGCCTGCCGTTTCAATTTCAGGTAAATTTGCCTCTAACTGAAACAACCCTTTTTCTACCTTGCGTATAATAGGCAATTCGGATTGAAACTTTGTATCGATTTGCTTTAAAGCAGTAAACACTGTCTCGCTAATCGTTTCCGTAAAATTCTCACTGATCTGTGTAGTGATTGAAGAGGCGCCTTTATCCGTGATTTTAGGAGCAATCGCATTTATCTTCTCATTGACGGTGTATTCGATCTCTGGCTTCACGATCTTGCCTTCAAGGATTCCTGTCATTCTCTTTGAGAAATCAGCTGGGATAACAATACTGGCATAGTAGTCTCCACGTTTCACACCATTGTGCGCCGTATCTGCATCGACGAAGGTCCAGCCTAAGTTTTTATTATTCCGAAGACTTTCCATAACTTCATTGCCAATATTAAAGCTCTTGTCTTGCACGGTAGTACCTTCATCCAGACTAGTTACAGCAATTTTAATGCCAGAGGTATTACTGTAGGGATCCCATACTGCCGCAACATTAAACCAATCATATACAGAAGGTAATACCACTAAAGCAGCGATCAGGAACACGGCTACAGGAACCTTAAAAACATTACGCCAATCATTCCTATAAATCCGCAGTATTCCACCCATTCGTCGCTCCCCCTAATCTGTATGATTTGAGTTTTTAATATGCCCGAGGAGACAAACTTTTACTATCATTTTTAGTGGATCCATGACTGCAATCGCTTTTCAGAAATATTTTTAAAAAAAATGCAACAAAACCTGCTCATTTAACGTAATAGTAGTATGAAGCTCGGTTAAGAAAAAACGTAGCGGGTAATAAGGTATATACAACCTTTTTACATATCTCAAGGGGGAGATTTCTAATGTTTAAGAAAAAGTCAGCGTATGTGTTACCGGTTGTTGTTCTATTGTTTCTTTCCCTCATTACTACTGCTAGTACCGTTGGAACACGAGTAGATGCGCAGGATAGTGGCAAGACTCAGCAACAGACGGTATATATTCATACTATTCAATCCGAGCATGGCAAGCTTTCCATTACAGCCGATGAAATAAACTGGTATCAGGGTGCTGATGCCGATCGAGTTTTTGCTGAAAGAGACCCAGAAGGTGCAGCAGAAATTGGCGGAGCTCCTGACAGCTATTATATTGTGAATGACGTTGATACACTGACAACCTATCCGATCGCGGATAACGCAACAGTCACCATGCAGATTTATGATCACACTGGCAACATTGAGGATCTGGACATTCATTGGAACGAAGCCATTACCTTACAGCAATTTATCGATCAATTTAATAAAACGGATATCTTCGATCTAAGCCAGTTCCCTTATCACATTACCGTTCAGGACGGCGTAATCACTTCCATCGTGCAACAATATATACCTTAAGCAGCAACTTATAAAAAAGAGGGTTTACCTAGCGGCCTGATATGCTCCCCATATAGTAGACAGGCGAAATAATAAAAACCTGTTGCTGTATGGGGAGCATTTTTATGGAACAAAAAAAGTTTACGGCACTTGAAAAATTAACGATTCTCCAAGAAATTGAATGCGGCCAAATTAGTTTAAAAGCTGCGGCTCGAAAATACGACTTATCCAAAACATCTGTAGTGAAGTGGCGAAGACGTTATCAATTGTACGGTTACGAAGGCCTGGAGGTGCGATCCCACAATCAAAAGTATTCGCCAGAGCTCAAACTCCAAGCAGTTAGGGATTATCTCGAGGAGAAATTGTCGCAAAGCCAAATCATCTACAAGTATAAGATTGCAAGCACAACCCAACTTGCCAATTGGATTAAGAAGTATAATGGTCATAGCAACAGCTTAACTGCTAATTTAGGAGGAACTAGAGCTATGACCAAAGGACGCGCAACCACTTGGCAGGAGCGGATGGATATCGTGCTGTACTGTCTTTCAAATGGACAAGACTATACGAAGACAGCAACCCATTTTCACGTTTCTTACCAACAAGTATATAGCTGGGTAAAGAAGTACGAAGCAGGTGGTGAAGAGGCGTTACGAGACGGCAGAGGACGCACCAAAGCGCCTGAAGAACTTACCGAAGCAGATCGCCACAAACTCGCGATGCAAAAGCTGGAATACGAGAATGCACGCCTGCGTGCGGAGAATGCTTTTCTAAAAAAGTTAGAGGAACTCGAAAGGAGGAGACGTTAAGTCACGTTCGTCAGGAGGACATCTACCTGGCGATTCAGGCTGTTCAGCAAGAGGAGTCTTGCTCCATTCAGCTTTTGTGTGATATCGCTGGGATTTCGCGGTCAAGCTACTACAAATGGTTGAATCGTGAACCCAGTTCCCGAGAAACCGACAACAAGAAACTGACAGAGGCTATGCTCCTCTTGTATGAGAAGGTGGAACGGACCTTTGGGTATCGTCAATTGACCCTACATTTGCGCAGACAAATGGACAAATCTATTAATGCTAAGCGAGTGTACCGCCTTATGAGACTCCAGGGCATCCAGTCTGTCATCCGCAGAAAGAGAAAGAAGTACATAGGCTCTACGCCTCAGCAGGTCGCAGAGAATGTGCTGAACCGTAACTTTGAGGCGGAAGCTCCAAACCAAAAATGGGTAACGGATGTAACAGAATTCAAATATGGCAACGGCAAGAAGGCGTATTTAAGTGCAATAAAAGATCTGTATGACAAGTCCATTGTTGCTTACGTTCTGGGCCATTCCAATAATAATTCGCTAGTTTTTAACACGCTGGAATTAGCTTTGCAGGCAGCGCCGGAGAGCCGATCCTTACTCCATAGTGACCGTGGTTTCCAGTATACCTCTCTGAATTTTAAGAAGATGCTGGACGATGCACAACTGAAGCAAAGCATGTCCCGAGTGGGCTGTTGCATTGACAATGGGCCGATGGAATCCTTCTGGGGAACATTGAAATGTGAAAAGTTCTACTTACATACCTACCAGACCTTTGAAGAACTTCAAACAGATATTGATAGCTACATTCACTTTTACAATAACGAACGGTTACAGGCAAAACTAAACGGCCTCAGTCCCATTGAATTTAGGACTAAGGCCGCTTAAACTACTTTTATTTATTGTATTGTCTACTTGACGGGGTGCAGTTCAGCCATTTGCGTAGCTAATAGGTAACCCTCTTTTTTTCATAACAAATTATTTCTTTGCGGCATCCTTAACAGGAACTCCAAAATTCGGCGTGCCATCTTCATTCCAATGAAAGACTTGTGCACGAGTATGTCGGTTTGGATCATATAGAGGATCACCAGTAATTTCTTTATAATTGCGGCAATGGTAGATGAGCACATCTTCCCCATTTTCATTAATCGTAAAGCTATTATGACCTGGACCGAATTGCCCATTCGCTTCATTCGTTTGGAACACAGGATTTGGTAGTTTAGTCCATGAAGCTGCATCAAGTAGATCGCTGTCTTCATCCGCTACTAATAATCCCATGCAGTAGTTGAAGTCGGTAGCACTAGCCGAGAAGCTGATAAAGATACGACCATTACGTTTCAATACAGCTGCACCTTCGTTTACTTTGTACCCAATCATTTCCCATTCATATTCAGGAGTAGCCAGCATAATCTGAGGACCTGTTAGTGTCCACGGATTGCTCATTTCAGAAATATACAGATTAGAATTACCCTGAATATCCGGGTCCTTCTGAGCCCATACATAATACAATTTCCCTTTATGCTGAAACGTGGTCGCGTCTAAAGCGAATGATTCCCAGGCGGTTTTCACTTGGCCTTTTTCTACCCAGGTTCCTTCTAAAGGATTGGCAGATGCATTCTCAAGCGCAAACATACGGTGGTCGAACAAACCGTCCGTCGTCTCCGTAGTGCGAGCTGCTGCAAAATAAATGTACCATTTTCCTTCAATGTAATGAATCTCAGGTGCCCAAATATTAGCACTGAGTGGACCCGTCTCATATTTGCGCCATGCTACAACAGGTTCTGCAGTAGCCAATCCCTCGATGGTTGTCGATCTCCGTACTTCGATCCGATCATATTCTGGAACAGAAGCTGTGAAATAGTAATTGCCATCTGTATGTTTATATACCCACGGATCAGCACGTTGTTCTACCAATGGATTGTTGTACTCTCTACTCGTATCCATAATCTCTCTCCTCTATATATGCATATTCCCATCCAGAATCCTTTTAAAATAAATATGTATTCATTTTCAGTTTAAAAATAGCACAGACAAAAACACTTGTAAACATATTATACTAAACCTATTTATGTTTTTATAAAATTAACGAATAAAGTAACGAAATCCCGAAAAAAAATCCCCTAATTTTCAGATTATTTCTGAAATACCTTTAAGTTTAACTAAATCAAATGTTGATATAGTAAAAAAACGCTCTTATTTTTGCAATTCTACAAAATAAGGAAGTATGCTTTATTTATATGCTATATTAGTTTATAATTTCATAAAACAGTATTCATTTATGACCATTTGGAAGAAGGTATTGATAAAATGATCTATATTAAAGATTTAATGAGTGGCCTTGAAATTTTTAAAGCTCTTAGCTCTGAAATCAGAATCCTCATACTCGAACTTTTAGCTACCAATCAAGCGCTGAACCTGAATGAAATAGCCAAGAAGCTGAACCTCAGCAACGGCGCAATCACGATGCATATTAAAAAGTTGGAAGAAAGCGGTCTCATCGAAATAAATACATCCGTGGGCAAACACGGTATTCAGAAGGTCTGCTATTTAAATAAGGACAAGCTTATTGTTGATCTTCGCAGCAAGGATGTTGATAATC
This window of the Paenibacillus sp. FSL R10-2734 genome carries:
- a CDS encoding family 43 glycosylhydrolase; this translates as MDTSREYNNPLVEQRADPWVYKHTDGNYYFTASVPEYDRIEVRRSTTIEGLATAEPVVAWRKYETGPLSANIWAPEIHYIEGKWYIYFAAARTTETTDGLFDHRMFALENASANPLEGTWVEKGQVKTAWESFALDATTFQHKGKLYYVWAQKDPDIQGNSNLYISEMSNPWTLTGPQIMLATPEYEWEMIGYKVNEGAAVLKRNGRIFISFSASATDFNYCMGLLVADEDSDLLDAASWTKLPNPVFQTNEANGQFGPGHNSFTINENGEDVLIYHCRNYKEITGDPLYDPNRHTRAQVFHWNEDGTPNFGVPVKDAAKK
- a CDS encoding IS3 family transposase (programmed frameshift) yields the protein MEQKKFTALEKLTILQEIECGQISLKAAARKYDLSKTSVVKWRRRYQLYGYEGLEVRSHNQKYSPELKLQAVRDYLEEKLSQSQIIYKYKIASTTQLANWIKKYNGHSNSLTANLGGTRAMTKGRATTWQERMDIVLYCLSNGQDYTKTATHFHVSYQQVYSWVKKYEAGGEEALRDGRGRTKAPEELTEADRHKLAMQKLEYENARLRAEKCFSKKVRGTRKEETLSHVRQEDIYLAIQAVQQEESCSIQLLCDIAGISRSSYYKWLNREPSSRETDNKKLTEAMLLLYEKVERTFGYRQLTLHLRRQMDKSINAKRVYRLMRLQGIQSVIRRKRKKYIGSTPQQVAENVLNRNFEAEAPNQKWVTDVTEFKYGNGKKAYLSAIKDLYDKSIVAYVLGHSNNNSLVFNTLELALQAAPESRSLLHSDRGFQYTSLNFKKMLDDAQLKQSMSRVGCCIDNGPMESFWGTLKCEKFYLHTYQTFEELQTDIDSYIHFYNNERLQAKLNGLSPIEFRTKAA
- a CDS encoding YhgE/Pip domain-containing protein, with product MGGILRIYRNDWRNVFKVPVAVFLIAALVVLPSVYDWFNVAAVWDPYSNTSGIKIAVTSLDEGTTVQDKSFNIGNEVMESLRNNKNLGWTFVDADTAHNGVKRGDYYASIVIPADFSKRMTGILEGKIVKPEIEYTVNEKINAIAPKITDKGASSITTQISENFTETISETVFTALKQIDTKFQSELPIIRKVEKGLFQLEANLPEIETAGRRVLQIEEKWPQIHASAERISKLENKLPEVEKAGLALEKIAEHWPQIANAADHLGELQDKLPKIEQAAQLIVELDNHFGEVEQIMGKASEGLAEANKVVNTALTALPKADKIAAAGNDFVLELQQFLEKSNAAFEAVPAVLKQNIYLLQNTEKSVVQLAEQLQGKDKELQAVREQIQFVSAQLGLSTNVIEHTLSLLSALNTFSPGTVSNAEISSLKAVNNDLNRQTTLINSLATDLQNEGQPDPSTVKQLSLKSDEGNAAIEKLISQYNTATIPAIKNTLEQLTAAAETTATALQQVPDRLPALGTLLEETVAAIEFGQSSLASLQQDLPAIREAVHTAAGGVADKTQSFGAFVRDTLPLIQSSLPVAGEKIQQAAQFVRQDLPTVEERVHQISDLIRTGLPHADKGVAVAADLVRNDLPILEDSIRKAASTIRQIKDEVDLEEIAELLGGDIKSKSDFLANPVVLKENKLYPIPNYGSAMTPFYVVLSLWVGGTLLISLLRTGVDTEGIVYKRYQLYFGRLLTFLTVGILQALVAVLGNIFILKCYVVDKVWFVLFAVLISIVFVTIVFTLVSVFGNVGKGIAIVFMVLQFSSSGGTFPISTTGHFFQMLNPFMPFTYAISLMREAVGGILPEVAIRDCLYLILFAVIALLLALMLKKPLERYINKAAEQAEESKLIS